The Fibrobacter sp. genomic sequence TCTCTGGGCAAGCTTCGGGCCGACGCCATTTACGTCTAGCAACATCAAAAAGGTCATTTTCTCGGTGGTGTCGGCGAATCCGAACAATGTCATGGAATCTTCGCGAACCACGAGGTTCGTGTACAGTGTAACTTCCGCGTCGACTTCGGGCAGTTTTCCGGCGGTATATGCTGAAATATTGACGCCATAGCCAATACCATTGACGTCGACCACCACGAAAGTAGGTGTTTTTTCAATAAGAATGCCGTGTACTCGCTCGATCATGACTTAAACCTGGATATAAAAACTAAACATTTGTTTACTGCACAAATATATACTTAATTAAAAAGGTTGTCAAGAGATTTTTATACTTTTGTGCACCAAAAAAAGCGGCCCTAGTGGAGGTCGCTTCTTAAGTAAATCAGAGTAATCTGTTAGAAACCGAGGCTGAGTTCGGCCATGTAGACGCGTTCTTCGTCCTGACCGGTGTAGTAGCCGCGTTCTTCACCCCAGGTTGCAAGTTCGAAGGTTACAAGACGGAGAACTTCCAAGGCGACACCTGCAGTGGGGTAGCCTCCCTTGAAACCGCCTGCTACACGGAGCGTGAGGGCGCGAAGTTCGTTGTTGTAGCCCGGCCATGCAAGGATGTTCTGTTCTGCTTCGAAACCGAAGTTCAAATGGGTGAGAGGCTTGTAGTTTCTGTCGTTGAAGAATGCATCGGCGTAGTCGACTGCAATATTGAACTTGCGGCCAAATGCGGTGTTCTTGTTAAAGAATCGGGGGCTGTAGCAGAAACCCATGGTGAAGTTCGGAACGATCTTGTCTCCAGCCAATTCCCTGAAGTAGATGTCTCGAAGGGATGCGCCGACGCGGAATTCCCGATTCACCTGGTAGAGAACGCCAATATCCATACCGATGGAAATGGAATTCAGGTCCAGAAGTTCGTCTGCGGCCTGATGGTAACGGTCTTCCAAGGTGTCCTGCAAGGTTTCGTAGTTCTGGATGCCGATAACGATTGCTTCTTCCTTCTGACGCTTTGCAATCTTACCGCCGATACCCACGGAAAGCTTGTCGGTGAATCCGTAGGAAATACCTGCCTGAGCCACCGCATCCACATAGAAGGTGTCCACCGTCATAAAGGGGATAATCAAGCCTCCATCCAGAAACGGGGCGATGCCGCCGCTGACCCAGATTGCGCCACCGAAGTTATGGAAAGCCATTTCGGCGTCCATCTTGATGCTCATGTCAAGGCGCTTGTGGTCGTAGGAATTCAATGTATGCATCAGTTCCGGATGGTGACTGATGGAGTCGAGAAGTGCGTCGGTTCCACCACCAGCTTTTTCTACACGCTGGTACAGTGCGGTAAGGTCCTTCACATCGTTATATGTAGAGAAGTACTTTTCAAAAGGACCTGCTCCACCGATGTTGATGCGCATATCACCGATAAGATTGCGGGGGTAGTATCCCTGTTCCGGACGCTTGTCGTAATTTCCAAGACGGTTGATCTGGTTAAGACCTGCGTAGTTAAAGTAGATGGCTTCCTTGTCGTCTACAACAGCAACGTGGGCGTTACCCATGGATTCTGCTCTAAGAGAATGATGGGTGGGAGCCTTGATGGCGTAGCTGAAAGTTGCAAGGCCTGCGGCGGCTAGGAGAGTGAGAACTTTCTTCATGATTATTCCCTCCCTCTGAACCAAGCCTTAAAGGCTTCTTCGTCGTAGTTGTTCCAGCAACCGCCAACGTGCTTCTTGCGCCATTCCAAGTCGTACTTGTAGTTGAGACTGTCGGTGTCGAGACGTACGGAATCCTTGTAGGCGATTCTCTTTTCCAAGCCTTCAGCAGTTTCTGCTGTGCCGACCCATTTCAAGGAATCTGCAAAGCGGAACAAGTGATTGTTCTTGCTTTCGCGTTCGCGAGTGCTCTGGATGACGAAGATACGTTCGTTTTCATCTTCTTCGCCGAAGATTCCATTGCCGTCGATATCAATGAAGTTGTAACGTTCGGTGAGCTTGATTTCGCGAACCTTGGTGGGATTGCTGTTGAGGTGGTTGACGGAATCGATGTCCATCACGTAGGTTTCGTAATGGCGCATATCTTCGTCGATTTCGCCGTCGCCATCGTTGTCCTGACCGTCGGGAATTTCTTCGTCGATACAGCCGTCGCCATCATCGTCAATGACGTTACCCACATTGAGGAAAATCAATGCTCGATCCACTTCGGTCTTCTGGATGGCGTCGTTCACATAAATAATCTGGTCTGCGAAAAAGTCGATGTTTTCAGTGAGGGTAGAGTCTGTGATGCCCAGGGAATCAGGAATGTATTCCTTGATAACCGTAGTGACCAGTTCCGGGTTTG encodes the following:
- a CDS encoding tetratricopeptide repeat protein, whose amino-acid sequence is MMKKYFQKHFVTSAVLALAFGLVSCNLFNPTESVNIKSNDAEALTYQGYLHYQKNEYSLARDYFEKAIKADSAYSEAWYGRAKAVLNLQEGLNILELISYAKSDDAMDVAENFMNMPDEKANQIKDGLDSVFKYIDPFIVRDELGLTDKRVRFKDFSDSYAVMQMTKLALTVRAASVSIKNIFSAANNILSINWAELDPEELGETAKETFDALASTATAIKANPELVTTVIKEYIPDSLGITDSTLTENIDFFADQIIYVNDAIQKTEVDRALIFLNVGNVIDDDGDGCIDEEIPDGQDNDGDGEIDEDMRHYETYVMDIDSVNHLNSNPTKVREIKLTERYNFIDIDGNGIFGEEDENERIFVIQSTRERESKNNHLFRFADSLKWVGTAETAEGLEKRIAYKDSVRLDTDSLNYKYDLEWRKKHVGGCWNNYDEEAFKAWFRGRE